From a single Candidatus Methylomirabilota bacterium genomic region:
- a CDS encoding fimbria/pilus periplasmic chaperone — protein MLVRRGQSATRGRTLVTIALMVLAATAASPVAAADFTVNPIQIFLSAQNPSAILTVQNTSTETLRFQLNAFSWAQDEAGQMVLTPTTEVIFFPRLLSLVPGEQRIVRVGASVPQGPVERTYRIFVEELPPAFTQSAPAGQVRVLARMGIPIFIEPRTGRAELRLMPPSLATGHLVFELRNTGTRHAIPLEIRVRGLGPAGEALWAREPDGWYILAGDRRVYEIPLSREDCARTKTIAVEVKAGEQALAERLDVAAAACGP, from the coding sequence GTGCTCGTGCGACGCGGACAGTCGGCGACTCGAGGCAGGACGCTGGTCACCATCGCGCTGATGGTCCTGGCCGCGACCGCCGCATCCCCGGTCGCCGCGGCGGACTTCACGGTCAACCCGATCCAGATCTTCCTCTCCGCCCAGAATCCGAGCGCGATCCTCACCGTGCAGAACACCAGCACGGAGACCCTGCGCTTTCAGCTCAACGCGTTCAGCTGGGCCCAGGACGAAGCGGGCCAGATGGTGCTGACGCCCACCACCGAGGTCATCTTCTTCCCGCGCCTGCTCTCGCTGGTCCCGGGCGAACAGCGGATCGTCCGCGTCGGGGCCTCGGTCCCCCAGGGACCGGTGGAGCGCACGTATCGTATCTTCGTCGAGGAGCTGCCGCCCGCGTTCACTCAGTCCGCGCCGGCGGGCCAGGTGCGCGTGCTGGCTCGCATGGGCATCCCCATCTTCATCGAGCCGCGCACCGGCCGGGCCGAGCTGCGGCTCATGCCGCCGTCGCTCGCCACCGGGCACCTGGTGTTCGAGCTGCGCAATACCGGGACCCGGCACGCGATCCCCCTGGAGATCCGGGTGCGCGGTCTGGGCCCGGCAGGCGAGGCGCTCTGGGCTCGCGAGCCGGACGGCTGGTACATCCTGGCCGGGGACCGCCGGGTGTACGAGATCCCGCTCTCCCGGGAAGACTGCGCCCGGACGAAGACCATCGCGGTCGAGGTCAAGGCCGGTGAGCAGGCGCTGGCCGAGCGTCTCGACGTCGCTGCGGCCGCCTGTGGCCCATGA
- a CDS encoding spore coat U domain-containing protein has translation MSVRVAVMLGGLVLRLAAPAFAQTDTDTFNVTANVSKNCSITTTPVAFGVYDPVVGNATAPLDGTGSVVVTCTKGAGTRIDLNNGGNFASGSRRMAAGAGNFLTYQLYKDTARTTVWGSGGSAGQAIAGAPSKAPRTFTVFGRVPAGQDVSAGSYADTVVATINF, from the coding sequence GTGAGCGTACGCGTGGCGGTGATGCTCGGTGGGCTGGTCCTGCGACTCGCGGCCCCGGCCTTCGCTCAGACGGACACCGACACCTTCAACGTCACCGCCAACGTGTCCAAGAACTGCAGCATCACCACGACCCCGGTGGCCTTCGGTGTCTACGACCCGGTGGTGGGCAACGCGACGGCACCCCTGGACGGGACCGGCTCCGTCGTCGTCACCTGCACCAAGGGCGCCGGAACCCGCATCGATCTCAACAACGGCGGCAATTTCGCCAGCGGCAGCCGCCGCATGGCCGCCGGCGCGGGGAACTTCCTCACGTACCAGCTCTACAAGGACACCGCTCGCACCACGGTCTGGGGCTCGGGCGGGAGCGCGGGACAGGCCATCGCGGGGGCACCCAGCAAGGCGCCGCGCACGTTCACGGTGTTCGGGCGCGTGCCGGCCGGCCAGGACGTGTCCGCCGGCTCGTACGCCGACACGGTCGTGGCGACCATCAACTTCTGA